Part of the Lolium rigidum isolate FL_2022 chromosome 6, APGP_CSIRO_Lrig_0.1, whole genome shotgun sequence genome, tccggaaggttttctcggtttcgtcgaacgtgtcgtggttttcgcgacggaggctttaaataggcgaaagggcaaggtcgagggggtccggggccaccagacactagggcggcgcgccccctcccgggccgcgccgccaccatgtgtgggcccccgtggcccctctccgacggttctcgggtgttctggaagctcccggggattctaagatcttcgatgttgatttcgtccgattccgagaatatttccttactaggatttctgaaaccaaaaacagcagaaaataggaactggcccttcggcatctcgtcaataggttagttccggaaaacgcataataatgacataaagtatgcataaaacatgtagatatcatcaataatgtggcatggaacataagaaattatcgatacgtcggagacgtatcagcatccccaagcttagttcctattcgtcccgagcaggtaaacgataacaaagataatttctggagtgacatgccatcataaccttgatcatactattgtaaacatatgtaatgaatgcagcgatcaaaacaatggtaatgacatgagtaaacaaatgaatcataaagcaaagacttttcatgaatagtactttcaagacaagcatcaataagtcttgcataagagttaactcataaagcaataaattcatagtaaaggcattgaagcaacacaaaggaagattaagtttcagcggttgctttcaacttataacatgtatatctcatggatattgtcaacatagagtaatataacaaatgcaatatgcaagtatgtaggaatcaatgcacagttcacacaagtgtttgcttcttgaggtggagagagataggtgaaccgactcaacataaaagtaaaagaaaggtccttcaaagaggaaagcatcgattgctatatttgtgctagagcttttattttgaaaacatgaaacaattttgtcaacggtagtaataaagcatatgtatcatgtaaattatatcttacaagttgcaagcctcatgcatagtatactaatagtgcccgcaccttgtcctaattagcttggactaccgggatcatcgcaatacacatgttttaaccaagtgtcacaaaggggtacctccatgccgcctatacaaaggtctaaggagaaagctcgcattttggatttcttgcttttgattattctcaacttagacatacataccgggacaacatagacaacagataatggactcctctttaatgcataagcatgtagcaacaattagtgttctcatatgagattgaggatatatgtccaaaaccgaaacttccaccatgattcatggctttagttagcggcccaatgttcttctctaacaatatgcatgctctaaccattaaagtggtagatctcccttacttcggacaagacggacatgcatagcaactcacatgatattcaacaaagagtagttgatggcgtccccgtaaaacatggttatcgcacaacaagcaacttaataagagataaagtgcataagtacatattcaataccacaatagtttttaagctatttgtcccatgagctatatattgcaaaggtaaagaatggaaatttttaaaggtagcactcaagcaatttactttggaatggcggagaaataccatgtagtaggtaggtatggtggacacaattggcatagtggttggctcaaggattttggatgcatgagaagtattcctctcgatacaaggtttaggctagcaaggttatttgaaacaaacacaaggatgaaccggtgcagcaaaactcacataaaagacatattgtaaacattataagactctacaccgtcttccttgttgttcaaaactcaatactagaaattatctagactttagagagaccaaatatgcaaaccaaatttagcaagctctaggtgtttcttcattaatgggtgcaaagtatatgatgcaagagcttaaacatgagcacaacaattgccaagtatcaaattattcaagacattttagaattactacatgtagcatttcccgtttccaaccatataacaattaacgaagcagattcaaccttcgccatgaacactaaaagataaagcgaagaacacaagtgttcatatgaaccagcggagcgtgtctctctcccacacaagcatgtatttattcagagaatgaaaataagaaaacgaaataaaagcacacagacgctccaagtaaagcacataagatgtgactgaataaaaatatagtttcaagagaagaaacctgataatttgtcgatgaagaaggggatgccttgggcatccccaagcttagatgcttgagtcttcttgaaatatgcagggatgaaccaccggggcatccccaagcttagacttttcactcttcttgatcgtagtatatcattctcctctcttgacccttgaaaacttccttcacaccaaactcgaaacaaactcattagagggttagtgcataatcaaaaattcacatgttcagaggtgacacaatcattcttaacacttctggacattgcacaaagctactggaaggtaatggaacaaagaaatccatccaacacagcgaaagaggcaatgcgaaataaaaggcagaatctgtcaaaacagaatagtccgtaaagacgaattttattgaggcaccagacttgcttaaatgaaaatgctcaaattgaatgaaagttgcgtacatatctgaggatcactcacgtaaactggcataattttctgagttaactacatagaattaggcccagattcgtgacagcaagaaatctgtttctgcgcagtaatccaaatctagtatgaaccttactgtcaaagactttacttggcacaacaatgcgacaaaactaagataaggagaggttgctacagtagtaacaacttccaagacacaaatataaaatagaggtactgtagcaaaataaacacatgggttatctcccaagaagttctttctttatagccattaagatgggctcagcagttttaatgatgcactcgcaagaaatagtagttgaagcaaaagagagcatcaagaggcaaattcaaaacacatttaagtctaacatgcttcctatgtataggaatcttgtaaataaacaagttcatgaagagcaaagtgacaagcataggaagataaaacaagtgtagcttcaaaaatttcagcacatagagaggtgttttagtaacatgaaaatttctacaaccatattttcctctctcataataatatccagtagcatcatgagcaaactcaataatataatatcaaatgaaacattcttatcatgagtctcatgcataaaattattactctccacataagcataatcaattttattagttgtagtgggagcaaattcaacaaagtagctatcattattattctcatcaagtgtaggaggcatagtataatcacaacaaaatttactctccatagtaggtggcaccaaaagaccactatcattataatcatcataaataggaggcaaagtatcatcaaagaaaattttctcctcaatgcttgggggactaaaaatatcatgctcatcaaaaccagcttccccaagcttagaattttccatatcattagcaaaaatgatattcaaagtattcatgctaatatgttccatgggttttttaattttcggatcaaaccatccatgtcttaaatcaggaaatagaataagaagctcattgttgtccattatgccaaactagtgtaaacaagaaacaaaaagatgcaattgcaggatctaaaggaaatagcttcgaacactcacacaatggcgccagaaaagtactttacctgggaccggagtatgaatgccttttacctttcctccccggcaacggcgccagaaaagtgcttgatgtctacgggtgcttctattcttgtagacagtgttgggcctccaagagcagcggtttgtagaacagcagcaagtttcccttaagtggatcagccaaggtttatcgaactcagggaggaagaggtcaaagatatccctctcatgcaaccctgcaaccacaaagcaagaagtctcttgtgtccccaacacacctaataggtgcactagttcggcgaagagatagtgaaatacaggtgatatgaataaatgcgagcagtagcagcggcaccaaaaaagtgctttgctgtccaggactggtgtgtggttgatggtgctaatattgcaggaagtaaagatgcagtaaaacagtaaacaaacagcgatagcagtatttaggaacaaggcctagggatcatactttcactagtggacactctcaacattgatcacataacagaataaatagatagatgctagactctacaccctcttgttggatgatgaacaccactaaccgtgtaggattacacgaaccctcaatgccggagttaacaagctccacaatattcaatgttcatatttaaataaccttagagtgcatgacagatcaacataaccaaaccaagtactaacatagcatgtacaccgtcaccttcacactacgaaaggaggaatagatcacatcaatactatcatagcaatagttaacttcataatctacaagagatcacaatcatagcccacgccaagtactacacgatgcacacactcgtcaccattacaccgtgcgggaggaataaactactttaataacatcactagagtagcacacggatatattgtgatacaaaacacattgcaatcataaagggatataaataagcacttcactatgccattcataacagtgaataagtattcacgtgaaatatagcctaagagacccacacggtgcacacactgtcacctttacacacgtgggacaaggagtctccggagatcacataagtaaaacccacttgactagcataatgacatctagattacaagcatcatcatatgaatctcaatcatgtaaggcagctcatgagattattgtattgaagcacataggagagagattaaccacatagctaccggtacagccccgagcctcgatggagaactactccctcctcatgggagacaagcagcgttgatggagatggcggtggtgtcgatggaggagccttccggggcacttccccgtcccggcggcgtgccggaacagagactcctgtcccccagatcttggcttcgcgatggcggcggctctggaaggttttctctggtttcgtcgaacgtgtcgtggtttttgcgacggaggctttaaataggcggaagggcaaggtcggagggggtccggggccaccgagacactagggcggcgcgccctctccgggccgcgccgccaccatgtgtgggccccccgtggcccctctccgacggttctcgggtgttccggaagctcccggggattctaagatcttcggtgttgatttcgtccgattccgagaatatttccttactaggatttctgaaaccaaaaacagcagaaaacatgaactggcccttcggcatctcgtcgataggttagttccggaaaatgcataataatgacataaagtatgcataaaacatgtagatatcatcaataatgtggcatggaacataagaaattatcgatacgtcggagacgtatcaactccccttgcagaaatcctctttctccccggtaacggcgtcAGAAAACAGCTTGATGGCGTGTGCTCGTCATATGCagacacgctgttggggaaccccaagaggaaggtgtgatgagcacagcagcaacttttccctcagtacgaaaccaatgtttaatcgaccagtacgagaaaggcgtgacttctgaaggtgttgttggctgactagtggcagggcgcactaccggcgtcagcaacaacgtgaaacctgcacacaacacaaccaaagtaatttgccccaacttacagcaaggttgtcaatctcaccggtttgctgaacacaaaggattagacatatCGAATGAAAGGAAACGTTTGcataaagtaaacagaacatgattgcagttgaatttattagtaaaggaaataggaccggggtccatagttcactagaggtgtctctccataaagaaatagcatgttgggtgaacaaattacagttggacaattgacagaatattaaccatatatgacaagatgattactattatatttggtattgggcattacaacataatacatagaccgtaatccaaatgCGTCTATgacaaataatccaccttcaggttagcgtccgcgccccttccagtataaagttgcaagcaacagactatcgcattaagcaatgtgtgtaaagtaaacaatagaattacctttggataaaacattgttgttttctccctagtagcaacaacatatctacaatcttataagttataaagtcactctccctgaAAACTATAGACATGAACCtaatatcgagtataaatacccccacttggagtcacaaatatccacttggccagagtttctactagcaacggagagcatgcaagatcacaaataacaaatgacatgaatatataatcaatctcaacatagtattcaatattcatcggatcccagcaaaccaaacatatatgattacataaagatgatcttgatcatatagggcagctcacaagattgatacatgaagcacaaagtggagaagacaaccatctagctactgctatggatccatagtccagggatgaactactcacgcatcacttcggaggcgtgcATGGTGATGGagttgcctccggcgatgatttcccccttcggcagggtgtcgggaagagcttcagaacccccgagatgggttcggcgatggcggtcGCGATGgtactttttgtggatggaggctcgagtatccagggttttctcgagaagatgtataaataggctgaggatttaggtcggtggggcgcctggtgggcccataccacccctaggcgcgggccatgtccaggccgcgccatggggtggtctagccgccctgtggcgcctcttcgaccccctctggacttcgtctgcgtttcggtaaaatattgacttcggcttttctttcgtccaattccgagaatatttcctgtataatttttccgaaatacaaaaacaatagaaaacatggaactggctcTGTGGCATCTTGATAATAGGTTAGTGcagaaaatcatgtaaaagtgcaaagaagtgtaaacaaaacatatatgaattggtgtaaaacaagcatggagcatcaaaaattatagatacgtttgagacgtatcacccttccACAAGCCGTGCAAGGCGCCACCGCCGAAGACGAAGCCGGAATCATGGTCGCAAGAAGCTTGGGAGGCAGACATGGTACGACGCAGGATCGAGATCACGACACGGAAAGGTCGGCATGTAGCCGCCGGATGAAGGCATCGACAATCACCAATGCGGTGCACGTAGCGGCGCTGACTGCCTACGCCGGCAGGGATGGTGGAGCCCATGGAGCGGCACGGTGAACGGCACCACGCACATGCCTGGGAGAGCCTCCCCATCCAAGTCGGGCTTCTTCAACGACAAAGACACCACAACGCTGAGGTTCTCGCTGCATTATGTCCCTGCCGCATATCGGGTTCAACCCCAACGCCATGTTCTCACTGACGCGCGAGTAGCGGTGTCAACAAGCGCACGACGATGATGCTAGTGTTCCCTTCACAGGGCATAGGGGTCCGCTTATTTTCAAGGTCGGTGTCGGCCACCCGTTTGACAGAATGCCGATGAGCGGCAGAGTCTATGTGAACGCAAGGGGAGAAGAGGCGGGGGATGATGAGGAATAAGAAGACAACGAGTGAGAGGAAGAACTAGGAAGAGGGCGATGAAGTGGACGAGGAAGAGGAAAAAGAAGAGGGCGACGAGATAGAGGGGGGCAATAAGAAGAAGACATCGATGGGTACACGCGGCCCCAAGTGGAAGATGCTAGAAGATAAGTGTTTGTGCGACTCTCGGGCGAGGGTGAGCATTGATGCGATCACCGACACCAGTAAAAAAACATGGTGCCTATTCAGCAAGGATGAAAGTGGAGTTCGATGAACGTAAGATCATAAAAAAGGACCACACCACAATGGTAATGAAGAGGAGTCAAAATGTTATGTCAACCCGGTGGAGCGTCATACAAGCGATAATGAACACATTCCAAGGCTATCATGCGAACATTGAACAAAGGCCGAAGAACGGTACAAATGCGATTAACCACATAAGTGCGCATCCGTCACTTTTGTGAGTGCTTTTATAATGGGATATGCATTGATATATTTCTTTCTTGATTAGTTGGACGGTGCTCTAGCCTTATATCGTTCGAAACACGGGGCCCGACAATTCGGCTTGTTGCATTGCTACACCAAGCTCAAAGATGTTGAGAACTAGAGGTTGACGCACATTCAATTGGCGAAGAACAAAGAACTCGTCATTGATCTTGAAGCGTTGTTGTCAACCTCGGCGGGGCGTCCTATTGGAAACAAGGCGGACCAGGCCACCACTATTGACGTAGCATCATCCGACATGGTCCAATCGTCGATTGGCAAGTGCCTCGCGCGATGTCTCGCCAAACCAGGTCCTCTATGGTGCGACGAGCGACGAGAGGTGGAACACCTTGTTTTTGAAGCAAGAAGAGCAAAATTGTGATCGAGAAGGAGAGAGTCACCATGAAAAAATGGAGAGAGAAATTTATGATCTTGGCCATCGGCACGTCGGGAATGGACCCCAAGCTAAAGGCGACACACATGTACTACCGCGACATGATCATGCAAGAGATTGCTGATTGAATGGTTACGACGTCAATACCAGCGGTGGCAGTTGCTGCTGCGTCTACGACTGCATCAGCGTCAGCGAGTTCACCTGCGATGGCGTGACAACAGAGCAGAACGAAGTCGTGGTTTTGGACACCGGAGCAACCGTCGACAACTGGAGAGCCACCACCGACGACTCAGGACAACCCATTCCGTTCTTCTAGGCTTTATTTTTTGCCCCGGTTGGTAATATTGAACGTGATGATCATGGCGGGAACTTTGAACTACTCATTTTGAAAGTGACTATCATTTTTAATTTACAATTTTTTCGCTCGAAATATCTGTTTGGAGACATGTTTGGGGAACACCGTTGAGAACATGCGCGCTCCTAACGTGGCACCATGCTGCGGCATCTCTCAACCGAACAATCTAGCGCTTTTCTCTGAAGCCGTTCGTGGaacgcgagtggagatgctctatttTTTTGGGGGAACGGTTGctctatatattttttttttttgagaataaacAGATGCTCTATTTGTGACAAAGTATGCCAACCTAATCTCTTACCCAAACAGGGACGGCCCATGGAAGTGTGGCCCGCACAAGCATAGGAGCTCGGCCTTTACACCCAATTAACCTCCATACGGCCCAATCTTTTACTCCTGCCCGCTGCCCCAGATCTCtgccgactccgccgcctccctccgccgTCTCAACCGCCGTCATGGAAGAAACCCTCGCCGCCGTCCTTTCCTACCTTCCGCCTCCCCCGATCTCCCCCACCACATCCttgccctcctccgccgcctccgatGACGAGGACCGCATCAGCTGCCTCCCCGACTTGCTCCTCCGCAACATCATCTCTCGCCTCCCCACCAAGGACGCGGCCCGCACCACCGCCTTCTCCTCCCGCTGGCGCAGCCTCTGGGCCTCCACTCCGCTCCACCTCGACGACGCTGGAATGGCTCCTGCCGCCGTCACCGCCGCTCTGAACTCCCACCCGGGGCCGGTCGCCTCCGCCCGCCTCTCCTCCGAGCACCTCGCCTCCATGGAACCCGACGTCCTCGACTCCTGGTTCGCCTCCCTCGCATCCAAGAGCATCgaggtcctcgtcgtcgtcaacgGCTCCTGGTCCGAAGAATGCGAGTGGCGTCCTCCCCCCGGCctcctcggatgcgccgccctccgccgcctctGGCTCGGCCTCTGTCAGTTCCCGGACACCTCCGGCCTCGCTCCGGCCTTCGTCAACCTGAAGGAGCTCGGGATTGTCCATTGCTCCACGCAGGACCGCGAGCTCCACGCTATGCTCCCGCGCTGCCCCGACCTTGAGAGCCTCGCGATCGTGCTCACACAGGACTACCCAAGGTACGTCCACATCTGGTCAGGGAGCCTCCAGTCCGTGGTGGTGTGGAGGTCCATGGTCAGAGAGGTGCACCTCGACGATGCCCCCAACCTGGAGCGGTTGCTGTTGGAGCCGATTGACGGCGCATCTACTCACGTCAAGATCATTAATGCGCCGAGGCTCAAAGTTTTTGGCTACTTCGATGTTGGACTGCATCAGCTCAAGATCGGCCCCACTGTCATCAAGGTGGCCTGATTCTTCTTTTCACATCATCTTATTTCCCACAATT contains:
- the LOC124665476 gene encoding F-box/FBD/LRR-repeat protein At1g13570-like codes for the protein MEETLAAVLSYLPPPPISPTTSLPSSAASDDEDRISCLPDLLLRNIISRLPTKDAARTTAFSSRWRSLWASTPLHLDDAGMAPAAVTAALNSHPGPVASARLSSEHLASMEPDVLDSWFASLASKSIEVLVVVNGSWSEECEWRPPPGLLGCAALRRLWLGLCQFPDTSGLAPAFVNLKELGIVHCSTQDRELHAMLPRCPDLESLAIVLTQDYPRYVHIWSGSLQSVVVWRSMVREVHLDDAPNLERLLLEPIDGASTHVKIINAPRLKVFGYFDVGLHQLKIGPTVIKDGIWMKVKPNAMVRTLRTLALKVQFGVQEQVKLVPLLLKCFPCLETLYIKSSPSESPSNVDVDFWEQVGHTECVTSHIKKFVFQDARGEDTELAFVKFIMERAQMLEEMRVLVDDGCSRDLVLSRLSSEGCVSADASVVVEKQDVSHSWSFQRASDMSQGDPFEC